From uncultured Treponema sp.:
AGCGTGGAGGTGGATGCCGGCTCTTATCTTAACACAATGACAGATTTCAAAAATGCCGATGATGTAATGACATATCTAATCCATCTTGGTTATCTTTCCTATGACAAAGACGAGAAAAAATGCAGGATTCCAAATGGCGAAATAAGGGATGAATGGCAAAGGGCTATTGGAGACTGCGATGAATACAAGGCAACTGACAAAATAATAAAACATTCAAGGGAACTGCTGCAGGCAACGCTGGACGGCGAAGAAGAAATAGTTGAAAAAGCCCTAGATGAAAGCCACATTCATGTAACATCAAACAGAAGCTACAATAACGAAGATGCGCTTCAATGCGCCATTTACATTTCATATATCTATGCCCTGAACAAATATACAATTGTAAAAGAAATGACATCCGGAAAAGGTTTTGCAGATGTCACATTTATTCCGCTCGCACAAAATATGCCTGCGATTATTGTTGAATTAAAGCATGATAAAGACGAGCATACTGCCCTGAACCAGATAAAAGAAAAAAAATATTTTTCATCTCTTGAGCAATATTCAGGAAATTTGCTTTTTGTTGGAATAAATTACAATGAAAAGACTAAAAAACACAAATGTAAAATAGAAAAATTTAAAAAATAAACGCTCTGAGACAGAAGTACAGCTTTCAGAATGTTATAACAAGGAAAGCTGTGCAAAAAAATATATATTTTTATGAAGAATGAATCATATATACAGTCTTTCATTCTGCACGACAAAAGCGTCTTGATAAGCAGTTTCTAACATAGCCAGCAAAGATATTTAACGGCTGTCTTATAAATAAATCTATTAGAGAACAACAAATAAAGACAACCAAGCTAGAAGCCAATAAATACAATGGATATGCAGCGGAATCCGCAAAAGAATCACATAGCAAAATTTTATGCCAAATAAAAATTTTCAAAAATCCATTAACGTGTATAAGATAAACACCAAAAGTTGTTGACGCTATAAGGTTTATTATTCTATTAGAAAACGGTCTCAGTTTTACAAATCCGCAAAAAATAAATACAGCAGCAAGAAGAATAGGAAATTTGTTAATATTTCCAAGGAAAAGCCATTTCCTTAAAAAATCAACAGCTTTATAACTTTCCGAAAAATAATTCAATGCGCAGTTCCATAAACCACAAAAAACGCATATTAAAAATCCAATCAGAATATTTTTGACAGGATTGCTGAATATTGCCGGATCATATTTTTTTATATAACTTGCTATAAAATAAGCAGTAATGAAATAGTAAAGATTGCTTGGATGCAACATTCCCTGCCCTGGAACAAAAGAAACAACAGTGCCCAATATTACCATAAGCACAATTAAATAAAAATGTTTTTTTCTTTCAATCACAGATGCCAAATCATTTAGAATCGGAATAAAAAGGTAAAAAACTATATAACAAGTTGCAAACCAATTGTTTCCCATTAGAACAGGAAGAAAAGAACGAATAAGGTCTATTTTTCCAATAGGCTTTGCAGCATTAAAAAAGCCTACAGAATCATATAAGTCTCTATCATAAAAACCTATAGTTGGGATTTTTTTGATAAAAAAGAAAACTCCTATTATTATCGAATAAAATAAAACCTGCTTCCAAATTTTTAAAAGTTTTTTTAACGAAAATGATTCTTCACACAAAAACCATGCAGAAATAAAAACAAAAAGGTAATTTCCCACGCCTCCACAAAAAGCACCTATAAAAATTGAAAAGAATTCATTAAACGTCCCCCCCCCCCGTGGAATTTAAACTGCACTCCAAAATAAACACTGTGCAAAAGCACAATCATAAACATCGCAATAATTCTCAATAACTCGAAATTTGAATTTCTTTCCCTAATCTTTGAATTCATAAAAACTCCTATAATATCTAGTATAGTGGATGCATATCATTATATTTACTTATATCAATTTTTGGAATATACTTATTTAATTATGTTTTATTATCTAAAGAAGAATTCTTTTTTTCATATAAGTTTTCTTATCCTGTTTTTTATTGTGCTTGTGAACAACGCATTTTACGGCTTTGGATGGACTGATGAAGCATTATATACGGCAACAGCAAACAGCCTTTATCATGGAAACAGACTGTTTTTTGATATATTTGAACCGACACAGATATACTCTGTACTAGTTTATCCGCTATTTTACATTTTTGTAAAATTGACAGGTTCTACCGATGGTATTTATCTTTTTATGCGGATTGCAACTTTAATATTGCAGTTTGCATCAAGTCTTTTTTTATATTATGTTCTTTCAAAAAAATACAGCAGAGCAATATCTCTTGTATCTTCATTGGTGCTGCTTATATTCTCAAGGGCACAGCTTTTTGGTCCTTCTTATTATACTTTTGTGCTAATAAATTTTACAATAGCAAACATTCTTATATTCTACGTCTTTGAGCTAAATGCAAAATCAGCTTGGCTTTTTGTCTCTGGAATTTTTCATGGATTTGCAATCTTGTGCAATCCGTACCTTGTGCTGCCGTATGTTGTATTTTCATTATGTTGCGTTGTTTTGCCGTCATTACGGAAATATATAAAAAAATATATCCTTATTTGGGCAGGAACTGTTCTTGTTGGAGCGGTTTTTCTTTTTTTTGTTTTAAAAAACGGAAACACAAATGAATTTCCAGCCGCACTAACCTGTTTTTTTTCAAGTCCTGAATACTCCTCAAAAACAATACTGCAAAAAATAAAATGGCTATTAAAATTCCCACGCCTGCTTGTAACTCAGTTTATATACTTTTTGCCATTCACTGTGCTTGCGGCTGTCTCTTTATTTAAGCAAAACATAAAGGATAGAATAAACAGCTCAAAAACTGCAAAAACAGTTCTTGTAATTTTGCTTGTTCTAAACTATACCGCACAGATATTCTTGATAGATAAAGACAATGTAACGGTAGCAGGTTTCTTTGCTTTTTCCATTTTAAGTTTAATCCTGTTCAATGGTAAAAAACTTAAAGACTTCAAAAAAGAAATTTTATACTTCCTTGTTCCCGGCCTGTCCTTAAGCTTTATGGAATGCCTGGCTTCCGACACAGGTTTTGGAGTATTTTCAATAGGAATTGCCGCCTGCACCCCATTTGCAGCAAGTCTTTATTTTGACACGCTCTGCTCAAAATCTTTAGGCAAAACAGAAAAATATTTTTTTGCAATTCCATTATGTCTTTTAGTTTTGGGGACTCTTTATTACAGGGTAAACATGACATATAGAGATGAACGAATTTCTCCGCACTATGTTTTTATTCCGTCTATTGAAAAAAACATTGAAAAAATAGACAAGGGACCTGCAAAAGGATTATGGACTCATAATAAAAATAAAAAACAATATGACTCTATATATTCAATTGTAAAAAATATAAAATCAGACAAAGATGATTATTTTATGGTCTTAAAGCTTTGTCCCTGGGCATATCTTGTAAACAGCAATTTAAAGCCATTTTCAATGACAGCTTGGCGAGTTTCTGCAAATGATTTGCGTTTAAAACCATTTTTTGAAGAGTTCGGACACCGCTTTCCAGAGCATATCCTTATTTTAAATAAAAACATTAGGGACAATAAAAATAATGAAATTGAAAAAAACTCATACTTAATAAAAGAATTAGAAAGAAGAAATTATGATTCAACAGAAGTAGACTGCGGCACGCTTTGGGAAAAAAGATAGAAAAAAAAGGAGACTTATACATGAATGTTGCATATGAAAATTTAGCAAAATCTAATGCCATATTTATGTCGGACTACAAAAGAGCTTTTTCCGATTTTGTAGAAAAAGGCTGGTATGTACTTGGTGAACAGGTAAAATCTTTTGAAGAAGAATTTGCTTCATTTATAGGAACCAAATACTGCATAGGCGTTGCATCTGGACTTGATGCACTTATAATAAGCCTTGAGTGTTTAAAGCTTCCTAAAGGAAGTGACGTTCTTGTTCCATCAAACACCTATATAGCTTCAATTCTAGCGATAGTAAAAGCAGGTCTTCATCCAGTTCTTATTGAGCCTGATGAAAAGACATGCAATATAAATCCTGACTTACTTGAGTCAAAACTTACACCTAAGACAAAAGCCGTACTTGTTGTTCATCTGTATGGAAAATCCTGTGAAATGGATAAAATCTGCAATTTTTGTAAAAAACATAATCTAAAACTTGTTGAAGACTGCGCTCAATCTCATGGCGCAAAATTTTGTCAAAAAATGACTGGTTCTTTTGGCGATGCAGGCGCATTTAGTTTTTATCCTACAAAAAATCTTGGAGCATTAGGTGACGCTGGTGCAATTTGTACAAATGATAAAGAATTGGCAGATATGGCAAGAGCATGGCGTAATTATGGGTCTGAAAAACATTACCACAACAAATACACAGGTTTAAATTCCAGGCTAGATGAAATTCAAGCAGCTTTTCTTAGAATAAAACTTAGGCATATTGATGAAATAACAGAAAAAAAACGTAGGCTCGCAAGTTTGTATCTTGAGGGATTAGATATAAACAAATTCCAGCTTCCTGTTGTTGATGATAAATATTTTGATGTTTACCATATTTTTCAAATTCAAGCAAACAGAAGAGATGAGTTAAAAAGTTATTTACAAGACAATGGAATAAAAACAGAAATACATTATCCTATTGCGCCGATAAGTCAAGAAGGATATAAAGAAATTCTCAATGCCCAGAAAGAAAAGACAGAGATTGCAGAAAAAATTGCAAATTCAGTTTTAAGTCTTCCAATATCGTTTGGAGCAACAGAAGACGAAGTCAAGTATGTTATTGATGTTATGAATAAATTTTAAGGAAGAAAAATGAAACTTTCAATTTGTATTCCAGTTTACAATGGCGCTGATACAGTTGCAGAATTGGTAAGTGAGCTTCAAAAAGTCTTTGCAGAAACAGATTTTGAAATTGTTATGACAAATGATGGAAGTCATGACAACAGTTCAAAAGTTTGTAAAGAACTTATAGAAAAATATGGCAATATTCGTTTTATAAATTTAAGACGAAACTATGGCGAACACAATGCCGTAATGTGTTGTTTAAACTATTGTACCGGAGATTATGCTGTCATTATAGATGATGACCTTCAAAATCCTCCAGAAGAAATCTTTAAGCTTTGGAACGAAATAAAAAAAGGCTATGATGTCGTATATGCAAAATATCGCCATAAAAAGCATAACATTTTTAGAAACTTTGGAAGCAAAATAAATGATATTTTTGCAACCTGGCTTATAGGAAAGCCAAAAAACCTTTATCTTTGCAGTTTCAAGATAATAAACAGAGCCATTATAAATGAAATCATTAAATATAAAGGGCCATTTCCTTATATAGACGGACTTATTTTGAGGGCAACGGATAATATCAGTTCTGTCTATGTTGAGCATAAATCAAGAACTTCTGGACATTCAAATTATACTCTTGGAAAACTTATCCATCTTTGGCTTAGCATGTTTGTAAATTTTTCTATAAAGCCTATGCGAATGATGATGTCGATAGGAACATTTGTGTTACTTGCATCGCTTGCATTTGCAGTTTATTTTATAGTGGATAAAATTCTTCATCCAGATGTGGCAAGTGGCTGGACATCGCTGGTTTGTATAATATTGTTTATCGGTGGGCTTCAGACAATTTTCTTAGGTCTTATAGGAGAATACATTGGAAAAAATTATTTAGACCAAAACGGAACACCTCAATGGACTGTAAAAGAAGTTTTTAAATCAAAGGAAATAAAGGATTAAATAGATGGCAGCAAAAGAACTTTTTAGAATGATAAATTTTAAAGATCTAGGCGATGAAAGAGGCAAACTGGTTGTCATTGAAGGAAATCATGATATACCATTCGAAATAGCGCGTGTTTTTTACATTTATGGCTCTGATTCTGATATTATACGCGGAAAACATGCAAATCGTAATTCTGAATTTGTACTGGTTAATGTCGCTGGAAAGTCAAAAGTAATGATAACCGATGGATATGATAAAAAAATTGTAGAACTTTCAAAACCTATGGAAGCCGTTTATATTCCAAAAATGATTTGGAAAGAAATGTATGATTTTTCAGAAGATTCAGTTCTTCTTGTTCTTTCAAATACTCATTATGATGGAAAAGAATATATCAGAGATTTTGAAGAATATAGGAAAATAATGACCGAAAATAAAAATGAATAAAAAACTCTCTCACCTATTCTACTTTATCCTCATGCATGCA
This genomic window contains:
- a CDS encoding acyltransferase family protein — protein: MPRGGGTFNEFFSIFIGAFCGGVGNYLFVFISAWFLCEESFSLKKLLKIWKQVLFYSIIIGVFFFIKKIPTIGFYDRDLYDSVGFFNAAKPIGKIDLIRSFLPVLMGNNWFATCYIVFYLFIPILNDLASVIERKKHFYLIVLMVILGTVVSFVPGQGMLHPSNLYYFITAYFIASYIKKYDPAIFSNPVKNILIGFLICVFCGLWNCALNYFSESYKAVDFLRKWLFLGNINKFPILLAAVFIFCGFVKLRPFSNRIINLIASTTFGVYLIHVNGFLKIFIWHKILLCDSFADSAAYPLYLLASSLVVFICCSLIDLFIRQPLNIFAGYVRNCLSRRFCRAE
- a CDS encoding DegT/DnrJ/EryC1/StrS family aminotransferase; this translates as MGKKIEKKGDLYMNVAYENLAKSNAIFMSDYKRAFSDFVEKGWYVLGEQVKSFEEEFASFIGTKYCIGVASGLDALIISLECLKLPKGSDVLVPSNTYIASILAIVKAGLHPVLIEPDEKTCNINPDLLESKLTPKTKAVLVVHLYGKSCEMDKICNFCKKHNLKLVEDCAQSHGAKFCQKMTGSFGDAGAFSFYPTKNLGALGDAGAICTNDKELADMARAWRNYGSEKHYHNKYTGLNSRLDEIQAAFLRIKLRHIDEITEKKRRLASLYLEGLDINKFQLPVVDDKYFDVYHIFQIQANRRDELKSYLQDNGIKTEIHYPIAPISQEGYKEILNAQKEKTEIAEKIANSVLSLPISFGATEDEVKYVIDVMNKF
- a CDS encoding glycosyltransferase family 2 protein; the protein is MKLSICIPVYNGADTVAELVSELQKVFAETDFEIVMTNDGSHDNSSKVCKELIEKYGNIRFINLRRNYGEHNAVMCCLNYCTGDYAVIIDDDLQNPPEEIFKLWNEIKKGYDVVYAKYRHKKHNIFRNFGSKINDIFATWLIGKPKNLYLCSFKIINRAIINEIIKYKGPFPYIDGLILRATDNISSVYVEHKSRTSGHSNYTLGKLIHLWLSMFVNFSIKPMRMMMSIGTFVLLASLAFAVYFIVDKILHPDVASGWTSLVCIILFIGGLQTIFLGLIGEYIGKNYLDQNGTPQWTVKEVFKSKEIKD
- a CDS encoding FdtA/QdtA family cupin domain-containing protein, whose amino-acid sequence is MAAKELFRMINFKDLGDERGKLVVIEGNHDIPFEIARVFYIYGSDSDIIRGKHANRNSEFVLVNVAGKSKVMITDGYDKKIVELSKPMEAVYIPKMIWKEMYDFSEDSVLLVLSNTHYDGKEYIRDFEEYRKIMTENKNE